Proteins co-encoded in one Oncorhynchus masou masou isolate Uvic2021 chromosome 22, UVic_Omas_1.1, whole genome shotgun sequence genomic window:
- the LOC135508951 gene encoding pleckstrin homology domain-containing family A member 5-like isoform X3, whose translation MAADLHPEWISRLPSSWSYGVTRDGRVFFINEEAKSTTWLHPVSGEAVITGHRKTPDLPTGWEEGFSFEGARCFIKTEHVN comes from the exons ATGGCGGCGGATCTACACCCGGAGTGGATCTCTCGTCTCCCTTCTTCATGGAGTTACGGGGTCACTCGGGACGGACGAGTCTTCTTCATCAA CGAAGAAGCAAAGAGTACAACCTGGTTGCATCCAGTCAGTGGAGAGGCAGTGATAACTGGCCACAGGAAAACTCCAG ATTTACCGACTGGATGGGAGGAGGGATTTTCGTTCGAGGGGGCTCGGTGCTTCATAAA AACAGAGCACGTCAACTGA
- the LOC135508951 gene encoding pleckstrin homology domain-containing family A member 5-like isoform X2 produces MAADLHPEWISRLPSSWSYGVTRDGRVFFINEEAKSTTWLHPVSGEAVITGHRKTPDLPTGWEEGFSFEGARCFINLEPLLQLPF; encoded by the exons ATGGCGGCGGATCTACACCCGGAGTGGATCTCTCGTCTCCCTTCTTCATGGAGTTACGGGGTCACTCGGGACGGACGAGTCTTCTTCATCAA CGAAGAAGCAAAGAGTACAACCTGGTTGCATCCAGTCAGTGGAGAGGCAGTGATAACTGGCCACAGGAAAACTCCAG ATTTACCGACTGGATGGGAGGAGGGATTTTCGTTCGAGGGGGCTCGGTGCTTCATAAA TCTTGagccattgctgcaactccccttctga